GTGATCCATCCTACTGCAATTATTGAGTCAGGTGCTCAACTGGGCGACAATGTATCGGTTGGTCCCTATAGCTACATCGGCAATGATGTTGTTATCGGAGACAACTGTAAAATAGAATCTCACGTCGTGATCAAAGGACCCAGCGTGATAGGTTCTGGTAACCATATTTTCCAGTTCGCATCAGTCGGCGAAGCCTGCCAAGATAAAAAGTACAAGGATGAACCAACTAAGCTGGTGATAGGTGACAACAATATTATCCGTGAATGCGCCACGATTCATCGCGGTACCATTCAGGATAAAGGCATCACTCAGATAGGCAGCAATAACCTGTTTATGGCGTACACCCATGTGGCACACGACGTTGTCATTGGCAACAACGTGATTTTCGCTAACAATGCGAGTGTCGCAGGGCATGTGCATGTCGGTGACTTTGTGATCTTGGCCGGTAATTCAGGTGTCCACCAGTTCTGTAAAATTGGCGCACATGCCTTTGTTGGTATGTACAGCGGAGTGAATCAGGACGTACCGCCATTTGTAACGACCACAGGCACACCAGCGCGACCCGCAGCGATAAACACAGAAGGGTTAAAGCGCCGTGGCTTTGAGTCGGATGAAATCATGGCCATTCGTCGTGCTTACAAGACTTTGTTCCGTAAAGGTCTTAAGCTTGATGAAGCGCTGGAAGTCATGCGTGAGGATGCCGCAAAGTTTGCCGGTGTCCAGCAGATGATTGACTTTATTGCGACCTCAGAAAGAGGACTGGTACGTTAAATTTAGATAACAACCGATAACCTTTCTACATCGCATATCTGTATCTGATATACTAACGCCATACAGCCTGTATGGCGTTTTTTTATTCTAAAATGAATCACATGGCCAACGAAAAAGAAATTACGATAGGGATTGTTGCCGGCGAGCTGTCTGGTGACATCTTAGGTGCAGGGCTTATCCATGCACTGCGCGAACATTATCCTAATGCACGATTTATCGGTATTGCCGGTCCAAAGATGATGGCGGCCGGATGCGAAACCTTATTCGATATGGAAGAGCTGGCCGTGATGGGCCTGGTGGAAGTATTGGGACGCCTGCCACGCTTGCTGAAAATCCGCAAACAACTGGTCGAACAGTTTATCGCAAACAAGCCGGATATTTACATTGGCATTGACGCGCCCGACTTTAACCTGCGCGTAGAAAAACCACTTAAAGCGGCTGGAATTAAAACGGTCCAGTACGTCAGTCCGTCGGTCTGGGCCTGGCGACAGAAACGCATTTTTAAAATCGCAGAAGCCACCAACCTGGTGTTATCCCTGCTGCCATTCGAAAAAGCCTTTTACGATAAACACGAAGTGCCGTGCACCTTTGTGGGCCACACGCTGGCGGATGAAATCCCGCTGGATGTGGATGTGTCAGCCGCGCGCGCGCAATTGGGACTAAAAGACTCAGATACTGTGCTGGCTTTGTTGCCAGGCAGTCGCGGCTCTGAAGTAAGCCAGCTCAGTGAAACCTATTTACTGACCGCCAAAGCGCTGGCGGATAAGATCCCCAACCTGAAAATTCTTGTGCCTCTGGTGAACGAAAAGCGCAAAGCGCAATTTCAGGCTATTCAGGCCCAGGTTGCCCCTGAGCTGAGAACCATTTTACTCGATGGCCAGTCCTCGCTGGCGATGACGGCAGCCACTGCGGTGTTACTCGCTTCGGGCACTGCAACACTGGAGGCCATGCTGTATAAAAAGCCAATGGTGGTCGGTTATAAGCTCAAGCCACTCAGTTATTGGATTTTTAATACCTTTTTTACCTTCAACATTAAGCACTTTTCGTTGCCAAATCTGTTGGCAGATGAAGCCCTGGTTGAAGAGTTTTTACAACAGGATTGTAACCCCGATGCACTCACAGATGCATTGCTACCTTTGCTGAAAGGAGACAACTCAGCGCTTATCCAACGTTTTTATGATATTCACCAGAATATTCGCCGTGATGCCAGCAAACAGGCGGCACAGGCTGTAGTGGAGTTAATAGATGCAAATTGAACGTCCTGATGTGCAGTATATTGCAGGCGTAGATGAAGTAGGCCGTGGCCCTTTAGTGGGCGACGTGGTAACAGCGGCGGTGATCCTGGATCCGGCCAACCCGATAGAAGGGCTGACGGATTCCAAAAAACTTACCGAGAAAAAGCGCTTACTGCTGGCTGAAGAGATCAAACAAAAAGCACTGTGCTACCACGTGGCACGCGCTACGGTGAGTGAAATTGATGAGCTGAATATCCTGCATGCCACTATGCTGGCCATGACGCGTGCGGTAGAAGGCTTAGCAGTGAAAGCCGAGTTTGTATTTGTTGACGGCAATCGCTTGCCCGAACTGAGTGTGCCTGCTCAGGCGGTAGTTAAAGGCGACAGCCTGGTCGCCGAGATCAGTGCCGCCTCTATCCTGGCAAAAGTGACCCGCGATCAGGAAATGCTGGAGCTGGATAAGCAGTATCCACAATATGGTTTTGCGGGACACAAAGGCTACCCGACCAAAGCCCATTTTGCTGCGCTCAGCGAACACGGCGCAACACCGCATCACAGAACCAGTTTCAAACCGGTACAGCGTATTCTGGCGGAGAAATCTTAGTTATGGCAGCACCTGAGTTTGTTCATTTAAGAGTACACAGCGACTTTTCTATGGTCGACGGGCTGGCAAAAACCAAGCCCATCGTGGCGCGCGCCGCCGAGCTGGGCATGCCCGCGTTTGCCATCACCGATCAGATGAACTTATGTGGCCTGGTACGCTTTTACGGCACGGCCCACGGTGCTGGCATTAAGCCGCTGGTCGGGGCCGACTTCTGGCTTAAGAGCGATCAGTTTCCGGACGAGCCCAGCCGCATTGTGGTACTGGCCAAAAACAACGAAGGGTATAAAAACCTTACCTTACTGATCTCCGAGGCCTATTTACGGGGTCACGTATTTCACCGCCCTGTGATAGACAAAGCGTGGCTGGCCAAATACAAAGAAGGCCTGATCTTATTGTCCGGTGCCAAAGACGGCGACGTGGGTAAAGCGCTATTGAAAGGCAACCCGCAACTGATTGCCGACACGGTGGAATTCTACGAAACCCACTTTGCTGACCATTATTATCTTGAACTACACCGTACAGGACGTGAGCAGGAAGAAGAATACCTGCATGCAGCAGTCGCGCTGGCAACAGAAAGAGGCTTGCCGGTGGTGGCAACCAACGAAGTGGTGTTCCTCCATGAACACGACTTCGAACCCCACGAAATTCGTGTGGCCATCCACGACGGCTACACGCTGGAAGATAAAAACCGTCCCAGACGCTTCTCTAAAGAGCAGTACCTGAAAACCCCTGAACAAATGCAGGAGCTATTCAGTGATATTCCGGAAGCGCTGCAAAACACGGTAGAGATTGCCAAACGTTGTAACGTCACCGTTCAGCTGGGCACGTACTTCCTGCCAGATTATCCGACCGGCGATTTAAAAATCGAAGACTTCCTGGTGAAGGTATCCCGAGATGGTCTGGAAGAGCGTTTACAGTTCCTATTCCCGGACGATGCTGAGCGCGCAGAAAAACGCGGTCCGTATGATGAGCGTCTGCAAATTGAGCTCGACGTAATCAACCAGATGGGATTCCCGGGCTACTTCCTGATCGTAATGGAGTTCATTCAGTGGAGTAAGGATAACGATATTCCGGTAGGGCCGGGACGGGGTTCCGGTGCGGGCTCACTGGTGGCGTATGCGTTAAAAATTACCGACCTGGACCCGCTGGAATTTGACCTGCTTTTCGAACGTTTCCTTAACCCGGAACGTGTTTCGATGCCCGACTTCGACGTCGACTTCTGTATGGACCGCCGGGATGAAGTAATCGACCACGTATCTAAGCTGTATGGTCGTCAGGCGGTCTCTCAGATCATCACCTTTGGTACCATGGCCGCCAAGGCGGTTATCCGGGATGTAGGGCGAGTGCTTGGTCACCCTTATGGTTTTGTCGACCGCATTTCTAAACTCGTCCCGGGCGATCCGGGTATGACCCTGGCCAAAGCCTTTGAGGTGGAGCCGCGTTTACCCGAAGTGTACGACGGCGATGAAGAAGTTCGAGAGCTGATAGACAAGTGTCGTATTCTTGAAGGTTGTACCCGTAACGCCGGTAAGCACGCCGGGGGCGTGGTTATCTCGCCCACCAGTATCACCGACTTTGCCGCGCTGTATTGCGATGAAGAAGGTAAGTTTCCGGTCACCCAGTTTGATAAAAACGACGTTGAAACGGCCGGTCTGGTTAAATTCGACTTCCTGGGTCTGCGTACACTGACTATCCTGCAGTGGGCGCTCGATATGACCAACGAGCGACTGGCGCGCGATGGCATTGAGCCGGTCGATATTGCTGCCATTCCATTGGATGATCCGGCCAGTTTTGAAGTGCTGCTCAGAGCCGAAACCACCGCGGTATTCCAGCTGGAATCGCGGGGGATGAAAGACTTGATCCGTCGCCTGAAGCCGGACTGCTTCGAAGATATGATCGCACTTGTAGCCTTGTTCCGTCCGGGTCCGCTGCAATCGGGCATGGTAGATAACTTTATCGACCGTAAGCATGGCCGCGAAGAGATCTCTTACCCGGATGCACAGTATCAGCACGAGAGTCTGCAACCTATCCTGGAGCCCACTTACGGGATCATCCTGTATCAGGAGCAGGTAATGCAGATAGCCCAGGTCCTGGCAGGGTATAGCCTGGGTGGCGCAGACTTGCTGCGTCGAGCCATGGGTAAGAAAAAGCCCGAGGAAATGGCCAAGCAGCGTAGCACCTTCGAAGACGGTGCCAGAGACAACGGCGTTGACGGCGAACTGGCAATGAAGATCTTCGATCTGGTAGAGAAGTTCGCGGGTTACGGCTTTAACAAGTCACACTCTGCTGCATATGCACTGGTATCATATCAGACGCTGTGGATGAAGACCCATTATCCGGCCGAGTTTATGGCGGCGGTTATGTCGGCGGATATGGATAACACCGATAAAATCGTGACCCTGGTCGATGAATGCGAAAACATGAAGTTGACGCTGCTGCCACCGGACGTTAACGCGGGTGTGTATAAGTTTGCGGTAAACCGCCAGGGCGAAATCGTCTATGGTATCGGTGCTATTAAAGGCGTAGGTGAAGGCCCGGTTGAAGCCATTCTGGAAGCCCGTGAGCAGGGCGGCCCGTTTAAAGACTTATTCGATTTTTGTGCCCGGGTTGACCTTAAACGCCTGAACCGCAGGGTGATTGAAAAACTGATTTACGCAGGCGCGCTGGACCAGCTGGGTCCGGAGAAAACCCAGCCAGGGCGTGCCACCTTATTGGCTAGCCTGAAAGACGCCATGAAGTCTGCTGAGCAACACCATAAGGCCGAGTCACTGGGGCAAAGCGATTTGTTTGGCCTGCTGGCCGTTGAGCCAGACGAAGTTGAGCAGGCATTTGTTAAAGCGGTCCCGTTGTCGGATGATGAATGGTTGCAGGGTGAAAAAGACACCCTGGGCTTGTATCTGACCGGTCATCCGATCAATCAGTACAGAAAAGAGTTAAAAAACTACACTTCTGGTCGTCTAGTAGAACTACAGCCGACGAATCGCGATGTGCAATCGACGGCTGCCGGATTGGTTATCAATGCAAGGGTACTGGTCAACAAAAAAGGCAAGCGTTGGGGTCTGATAACTTTAGATGACAAGAGCGCACGAATTGATGTACGCTTATTCCCTGAACAGTTTGAAATGTACCAAGATATGCTGCAAATGAACCAAATCTTGGTAATATCCGGACAGGTCAGCTTTGATAACTTCTCCGGCGGCATTACAATGACCGCCAGAGAAGTCTGCACCATAGCTCAGGCCCGCGAAAAGCGGATCAGTGCGATAAAAATGACCCTGAATATGGTGCAAATTGACACGAACTTCATAGATAATCTGAAAAAAGTACTGGAACCGTACAAATTCGGTACATGTCCGGTCAAAATCCAATATCAGCGCCCGGACGCGATAGCGGAAGTGACATTAGGTATGCAATGGTGTGTGACGCCCAGTGATGATCTCCTCAGACGATTATCCAAGATGGCGGCGCAGGAAATAGAACTAGAATTTAATTAAACAGGTAGTTTAGAGCATGAGCCTCAATTATCTTGAATTTGAGCTTCCGATTGCAGAATTAGAAGCAAAAATCAATGAATTACAAAACGTAAGCCGCTCTGGCAGTCTTGATCTCAGCCTCGAAGAAGAGATCAGCCGCCTCAAGGAAAAAAGCGTAGAGCAAACGAAAAAGATCTTCGACAACCTGGGTGCCTGGCAGGTATCTCAGTTGGCGCGTCATCCGCTTCGTCCTTATACACGCGATTATATCGAGCGTATTTTCACTGAATTTGACGAGTTTGCGGGCGACCGTACATTCGCAAATGACCCGGCTATTCTGGGTGGGGTTGCACGTCTAGACGACAAACCCGTTATGGTTATCGGCCAGCAAAAAGGCCGCGACACAGCTGAAAAAATCAAGCGCAACTTTGGTATGCCAAAGCCTGAAGGGTATCGTAAAGCCCTGCGTCTGATGGAAATGGCTGAGCGTTTTAAAATGCCAATCATCACTTTCATCGACACGCCGGGCGCCTATCCGGGTGTTGGCGCTGAAGAGCGTGGCCAGAGTGAAGCAATTGCACGTAACCTTAAAGTGATGGCTGCACTGAAAGTGCCGACCATCTGTACCGTGATTGGTGAGGGTGGTTCTGGTGGTGCACTGGCCATTGGTGTGGGCGACCGCGTTAACATGCTTCAGTACAGCACCTACTCTGTTATCTCACCTGAAGGGTGTGCCTCTATCCTGTGGAAGAGTGCAGAAAAAGCCCCTCTGGCCGCAGAAGCCATGGGTGTATCTGCAGCACGCGTTAAAGAGCTGGATCTCATCAATACTATTATTGATGAGCCTATGGGTGGCGCACATCGTAACTACGACACGATGGCGAAGAACCTCAAAGCACAGCTTAAGCGTGACCTGGGCGAACTGGAAGCACTGAGCACAGAAGAAATGCTGGAGCAACGTTACCAGCGTCTGATGTCATTTGGTTATTGCTAAGCCACTGTGACACAGCAAGACTGAAAAAAGCCGCATTGCGGCTTTTTTTGTACCTGCGAAACCAGGATAATACGACCTAAGTACCGACAACGTCCGTGATTATGATTCAGACCCCGCTTTATAAACGCTTTGCTGCCAGCCTGGATAACTTACTGGCTGATGAGTCAGCGCATGCTAAAACGCAGACGCTAACGCGTGGCCTCACTGTGGCGCTCTCCGGCGGGGTTGACTCTGTGGTGCTGCTGCACCTGTGCCATCATTATGTGCAGTGCAATTCTCGGCTGGCGTTGCAGGCAATTTATGTTGATCATGGTTTGTCGCCTAATTCTCTAAAGTGGCAGGCGTTTTGTAAGGCACAATGTGAGGCGCTTGCCATCGACTTTACCCCGGTTTCGGTCAAGGTGGTGGCACAAAGTCGTCAGAGCCTTGAAGCGCAGGCCCGTGCAGCACGTTACGAGGCACTGGACAGGCAGGCTTATCCGCATCATGCATTGGTGCTGGGGCAGCACGCGGACGATCAGGTTGAAACCTTTCTATTGCGCCTCAAACGGGGCTCTGGTCTTAAAGGGCTGGGCGCTATGCAGGCACGCACCGAGTTGCCATCCGGGCGGGTATGTCTGAGGCCCTTGCTCACATCCCAGCGTACAGACATAGAAGCATTTGCCAAGACATTTGGGATTTCTCACATAGAAGATGAGTCTAACCTCAGCGACCGCTTTGACCGCAACTTTTTGCGTAACCAGATATTGCCCTTGTTAAAATCCCGTTTTACAGGCTTTGTTCCCAGCGTTATGCGCACCATCGAGCTGTTACAGGGGCAGCAGGCATTGCTGGATGAAATCACCCGGGCCGATCTTTTGCATTGCCTGGATGAACAAAGCTTGTCTGTTAAGCGCCTGGCAGAGTTTGCGCCATTACGCCAGCAAAACCTGGTGCGTGCCTGGCTGGCCGAGCAGGGCGTTCAGATGCCGTCGCAAAAACAGCTTGATCAGATCCTGACACAGGCATTGAATGCCAAAGCAGATGCACAGATGGCAGTTACTTTGCCTGCCGGGCAGGTTAGGCGTTTCAGAGACAACTTATACTGGGTCTGTGAGCAGGCACCCAGGCAGTCGCACAGCAATATCGCACTGGCGACTGTGATGCTGGATGACAGCACGACATTATGTGTTATTGAGGGGAAGGGGGTTCGCCATCCAATGCCTGATGAACAGGTGTCGGTGCGATTTAACTGCCTGAGCGAGAAAGTTAAACCGCTTGGGCGTAGTGGCCGTAATACCCTCAAGCACTGGCTAAAAGATTATGGTGTCCCCACCTGGGAGCGCGGTCGTGTGCCGCTGATTTATTACAACGATGAATTAGTACAGGTGGTGGGATTTTTCGTCAATGAGGCGTATGCATCGTCTCAGGGACTCAACTGGAAGTTAGAAGATGCAAGAAACACACAAGATCGGTGAATCGCTGGCAAACAAAGCTATCTGGGCAGTGCTTGGCTGCGGTGCTTTGTTTTTTATTCTGGCAATGAATGGTGGCCTGAATATCGGCAATCTTGTGCTCAGCCTGAGCGTGGGTGGGCTGAGTGCGGCGCTGTTACTGGCCTACTGGCACGGCAAGGGCGGGAGCTTTTTTATCTTTGGCCTGGGTGCACCTATGCTGGCCGTTATTTTCAGCGAACTGCCAAACTTTTTGTCACTGGCATGGGTGATCAACAGCTTCTTCGCGGGTTTTGCACTGCTACTGTTGCTGTATAAGCTGGTTTTACTGCGTAAGTAAGGACCATATTGCGTTAGGGGACGCAATATGGTCAGGCAGTTTGTTGTTTAGATTGTCCGGGCGCAGTCTCTGCCGGCGTCCTTAGCGCGATACAGCCCCTTATCCGCCCGCGAGAAAATTTCATTCGGGCAATCCTGGCTGGTTGCCAGCGTAAAGCCAATGCTGGTGGTAACATTATGGCTCTTCATGATAGTACAGCATCTGACAGATGCCATGATGCGCTCCGCAATCACTTTATTGGTGGTAAAGGCCGGGTCGTCAATCAGGATCGCAAACTCATCGCCGCCAAAACGAAACACGGTGTCTGTTGCCCGCACGGATGACTCCAGAATGCGCGCAAATTCAATTAAAACATCGTCACCCATTTTATGGCCGTACAGGTCATTCACTTGCTTAAAGTTATCCAAATCCAGCAGCATCAGGCTAAAATTGCAGTGATGACGGCGGCTGCGTTCAAGCTTTTTGGCCAAAAACTCATTAAACTGGCTGCGATTAGACAAGCCGGTCAGCGAATCTTTGGTGGCCAGCTTGAGCACCCGCTGATACATCAAGGCGTTTCTGAGTGGATACAATAAGCAGGTATGCAGCTGAATAAGCCGTGCCTGCAACGCCTCGCTCAGGCGATATTTACTAAAATACACAATCTGACCCAGATGCTGGTTGTTTAACTCCAGATCAAAAGTATAAGGGCTCAGCTGGTTGTTGCTTTGCTGCATCTGAAACACGCCTTCACTGGAGTGAAACTGCAATCCGGCGAGGTTTATAATGCGCTTAATATAGCCAGCAAAGATGTCGAGCAGTCCATTTACATCGAGCGTTGTTTGTAATTTTTCAGTCAGGCTCATTGGGTTTTCGGGGACGTGCGACATTTGCATTTGCGCGTTAAACGGCAAAAAATCCCCGCGCGTCGGTGCCCGCTGAGTCAAAATATGGACATTTTCCATCTAGTATTCCCCTAAAGTACAACATTCAGTCTGTTCTAAGCGAGTTTCATGCCAAAAATTTAAACTGGCTGAAAAACAGCTGCTTGCTATATTTAGTAGTGAATAAAAAATGCTCACCACTATTTTATTGACGCTTGGGAGGCGCTTTGCAGCAAAATTTTGCCGGGTTTTTAGGTGAGGATGTCACCAGTACGCTAGTTGCCGCCCTGGAGGGCCAGTTTACCGGGTTGATAGCCTTATTGCTCTGTGCCGTGGCGCTGGTATGGTCGTTTAAGCGGGTTGGATTGCCGCCTATTCTGGCTTACTTGTTAACCGGCCTGCTGGCGGGCAGCTATGGTTTTGGCTGGATCAACAATAGTCATGAGATCCAACTGATAGCTGAGCTGGGCATTGTGTTTTTATTGTTTAGTCTGGGGTTGGAGTTTTCGATTCCCAAACTGATGGCAATGCGTAGCGTGGTATTTGGGCTCGGTAGCTTACAGGTGCTGGTCACCACCGTTGTGCTGGCGGTGATCTTAAAGTACCTGGGGTTTAACTGGATTGAAGCCCTGATCATTGCCAGCCTGATAGCCTTGTCTTCCACAGCCGTTGTGGTGAAAGAGCTCAAAGAGCGGGGCATTTTGAATATTCGCCGTGGTCAGCTGGCAGTGGGGGTTTTGCTGTTCCAGGACATTGCCGTGGTCCCGCTGCTGATCACCATTCCTTTATTAAGCCAGTCTGATAACCAGGTATTAGTCGGCGCGCTTATTCTTGCGCTCGCCAAAGGCGCGTTTGTCTGTATGCTGTTATGGGCCATTGGCAAATGGGTGTTGCCCAAAGTCTTTAACGAAGTAGCGATGGCTCGCACCGATGAGCTATTTGTACTGACCACTCTGGTGGTAGCGCTGTGTGCCGGGGCGCTGACCTATGCGTTTGGCCTTTCTATGGCGCTGGGCGCATTTCTGGCCGGAATGATGCTCGGCGAGAGCCAGTTCAGGCATCAACTCGAAGCAGAAATACGGCCCTTTCGCGATATTCTGATGGGGCTGTTCTTTGTGACTGTGGGCACACAGCTCGATGTGTCGTATGTGATCCAGTCGTTTATCTATATTGTGCTGGTTCTGGCGCTGCTGATTGTGCTGAAACTGGCCATTATTTTCCTGCTGGCCCAGCTGATGGGCGAGCGCCGTAAAGACGCCTTTGCAGCCGGTGTGTTGCTGTGGCAAATGGGCGAATTTGGCTTTGTACTGGTGGCGCTGGCGGGCAAACACCAGTTGCTCAGTGCCGAGGTAGCCTCGTTCCTGATAGCGCTGGGGGTGTTGTCTATGGCATTAACCCCGTATTTGATCAGCGAAACTGATCGGCTGATCAAGCTGTTTGGTATCGACAGCGAAGGGCGACCAGAGCCACACGAGCAGGGTTTTATAGACTCCAGCAAGGTTAAAAACCACGTGGTGATTTTTGGTTATGCGCGGGTTGGGCAGACCATTGCCCGGTTTTTGCGCCCGGAAGCCATTCCATATATTGCCGTAGAGCGGAACCCAGCCATTGTTCAGGAAGCGATAACCGCCGGAGAGCCGGTAGTATTTGGCGATCCAACCCAGCAGGAAGTGCTCAAATCCGCCAATGTCAGTGAAGCCCGTCTGGTAATCGTATCGCTCAATGACTTCGATAAAGCCCAGGCTGTGATAGACGCCGTGAAGCGCTTTGCCCCTGAGGTAAAAATTCTGGTGCGAATGAAGGACGATACTCACCTGGAGGCACTCAAAGAACTCGGTGCCACAGAGGTTGTGCCAGAGTCACTGGAGGCTAGCCTGATGATGGTATCGCATGTGTTATATATGTCTGGCGTGCCGATGCGGCGGATCCTCAAGCGGGTAAGCATTGAAAGGCAAAACCGCTACGAATATTTGCACGGCTTTTTTACCGGCGACAGCCAGGAAATGAAAGAGTACGCGGGCGCAGACGGTGCCAGCTACAGCTCAGACAGGCTGGAGTATTTGCATGCCATTGCGCTGCCGGACGACGCCTTTGCGGTCGATAAGTCAATTGCAGAGCTGGACCTGGCACGCCATAAAGTGGTGGTAAAAGCACTGCGGCGCAATGGCGAAGAAATCTCTATGCCGGATGAAGAGATCACCTTATGTGCCAGCGATGTTTTGCTTCTTAAGGGCAAACCGCGGCGGGTGGAGCGGGCCGAACAATTTCTGCTGGACGGCCTGCCATAGCGCAGGCCATGGGTTAGTCCAGCTCCAGAAAGGCGCGAATTTCGTCCAGCCGGGCAAGCCCATCCTGATAGCCATACTCTATTAACTCCCGGGTATAGGCTTTTTCGAACAACAAGTAACTGGTCAAACTCGATGGCGAATGCCGTCTTACCCCGATAGAGCGCAGTAAGAGCTTAATG
The Pseudoalteromonas viridis DNA segment above includes these coding regions:
- a CDS encoding monovalent cation:proton antiporter family protein; translation: MEGQFTGLIALLLCAVALVWSFKRVGLPPILAYLLTGLLAGSYGFGWINNSHEIQLIAELGIVFLLFSLGLEFSIPKLMAMRSVVFGLGSLQVLVTTVVLAVILKYLGFNWIEALIIASLIALSSTAVVVKELKERGILNIRRGQLAVGVLLFQDIAVVPLLITIPLLSQSDNQVLVGALILALAKGAFVCMLLWAIGKWVLPKVFNEVAMARTDELFVLTTLVVALCAGALTYAFGLSMALGAFLAGMMLGESQFRHQLEAEIRPFRDILMGLFFVTVGTQLDVSYVIQSFIYIVLVLALLIVLKLAIIFLLAQLMGERRKDAFAAGVLLWQMGEFGFVLVALAGKHQLLSAEVASFLIALGVLSMALTPYLISETDRLIKLFGIDSEGRPEPHEQGFIDSSKVKNHVVIFGYARVGQTIARFLRPEAIPYIAVERNPAIVQEAITAGEPVVFGDPTQQEVLKSANVSEARLVIVSLNDFDKAQAVIDAVKRFAPEVKILVRMKDDTHLEALKELGATEVVPESLEASLMMVSHVLYMSGVPMRRILKRVSIERQNRYEYLHGFFTGDSQEMKEYAGADGASYSSDRLEYLHAIALPDDAFAVDKSIAELDLARHKVVVKALRRNGEEISMPDEEITLCASDVLLLKGKPRRVERAEQFLLDGLP